The genomic segment GCGTCAACCGCTACCGCGCCGCCGAGAGCCGCCTCGACTGCGAGGACGAGTTCGAGCGCGGCGACGCGAGCGAGAAGCGCTGCTCGACGCAGGCCGTCTACACCGCGGCGGAGATCCAGCGCATGCTCGCGGCCGCCGGCCTGCTCACCGAACGCCTCTTCGGCGACCACGGCGGCGGTGACTTCGCGCTCGGCTCGCCGCTGCTGCTGGTCGTGGCCGAGAAGACCTAGCGCAACCAGCAGGCGCCGGCGACTCGCCGGCGCCTGCTGGTTACAATGCTGGCGTGCGCGTCGCCATCGACATCCGCCGCGTCGGCTCGTTCGGCATCGGGACGTACATCCGCAACGTCGTGCGCATGCTGGCGCGCCTCGGGGCGCAGCACGAGTACGTGCTCATCGGCCTGCCGGACCGCTTCGCCGAGCTGGGCGACCTGCCGCCGAACTTCACGCTCGTGCCGCTGCCGCACCTGGAGCGCTCGCTGCGCGCCTACTTCGCCTTCGACCAGATCGTGAAGCGCGAGCGCTGCGACCTGGTGCACGTTCCGCACATGTTCTGGCGGCCGCGCGCGATGTCGCGTCCCTACGTGGTCACCGCGCACGACGTGCTGACCTACATGTATCCGCGGCCGGACGAGAGCACCTTCCGCCGCCTGTTCCACAACTGGCTCTCGCACCGCGCGCTCGCCGGCGCCTCGCGCATCCTCTCGGTCTCGAACTTCACCAAGAACGAGATCGTGCGCCACTTCCACATCCCGGAGCAGAAGATCGAGGTCATTCCCAACGCCATCGACGAGCGCTTCCGCACCGGCCACGCCACCGACGCGGACCGCGCCCTCATCGCCGAACGCTACCAGGTGAACTATCCCTTCCTGCTGTATGCGGGCAACATCAAGCCGCACAAGAACCTGGTGCGCATCATCGAGGCCTTCTCGGTCCTCAAAGCGGAGCTGAAGAAGGAAGGGAAGTATCCCGACCTCAGGCTCATCATCATCGGCGACGAGCTCTCGAAGCATCCCGACCTGCGCCGCACCGTCATCAAGAGCGGCGTCGAGCGCGACGTGCGCTTCCTGGGGTTCGTCTCGATCGACACCCTGCGCATCTTCTACGACCTGGCGAAGATCTTCGTGTTCCCGTCGCTGTACGAAGGCTTCGGGCTGCCGCCCTTGGAGGCGATGGCGCTGGGCACGCCGGTCGTGACCTCCAATACTTCGTCGCTGCCGGAAGTGGTGGGCCAAGGGGCGGTGCTGGTGAATCCCGAGAACGTTTTCGAGATCACGCGCGCGCTGCAACGCGTGCTGCTCGACCAGGCGCTGCGCGACCGGCTGAAGGCCGCCTCCATCGAACAGGCCCAGCGCTTCTCGTGGGAGACCTCGGTGCGGCGGCTGCTCGAGGTCTACGCGCAGGCGGGCTCGGCCTAGCATCCCGAGCTGCCGAAGCCGAGTTCCTGCCGGTGCGGGTATTTGCGGGAATGGGCGGCGGCGGCCCACCACTGGCCGATGGATTGCTTCTAATCCCAAAGGATCAAGGGCTCTTCCTCTGCCAGCCCCGCCGTCATGCGTAATCTTTTCCTCATCGCCGCGACCACACTTACCGCCTGCTTCGCGCTGGCCCAGGCCCCGGCGGCGCCGGAGGTGGACACGCTGCTCGCCCGGATGGAGCAGGCGCAGTCGGAGAACCGGGCGCGCTTCACGCCGTACATGGTCACGCGCGAGTACAAGCTGTTCAACCAGGATGGCGAGCGGCCTTCCGAGGTGCTGGCCGAGATCACCTTCCAGCCGCCCGACCAGAAGCAGTACCAGATCCGCCGCACCAGCGGCTCGGGGTCGTGCGAGAAGGTGGTGCGGCGCGTGCTCGACCGCGAGGCGGAGATGACGCGCCGCCCCGGGGAGATCGAGATCAGCCGCAACAACTACGACTTCACGCTGCTGCGCACCGAGCGGCTCGGCAACGCGACGGTGTACGTGCTGGAGCTGCGCCCGAAGCGCGCCGACAAGAACCTGCTCAAGGGCGTGGCGTACGTGGACGCGAGCACCTACCGCATCCGGCGGCTGGTCGGCCACCCGGCGAAAAACCCTTCGTGGCTGATCAAGGACCTGCAGCTCACGCTGACCTTCGACGAGGTGCAGGGCATGTGGATGCAGACGGCCAGCGAAGCCATCGCGAACGTGCGGTTCGTCGGGCGGCACGTCTTCACCTCGCAGGACCTGAACGTCCAGACTGCGGAGCAGGTGGCGCAGGCGGTGCGCCCGCGGCGCAACCGCGCGCGCTCGGCCGCGGCCGGCCTCGGCGCCGGCGTCTTGCGCTAGCTCGCACGCGGTACCCCTCCCCCCTCCCCCTAAGCGTGGTCCTTTGTCCTCAGTGGGTTAGAGCGAAGCGAGGGGCTAAGTCTTTTCAAACACCGTGGTTGCGGCCAAGTCCTTGAGCCGGTTGGGCTTTGCTCGACGGTGTCCAATGGAATCAGCAGATTACGGACCGGCTAGATTGCGC from the Terriglobales bacterium genome contains:
- a CDS encoding glycosyltransferase family 1 protein, which gives rise to MRVAIDIRRVGSFGIGTYIRNVVRMLARLGAQHEYVLIGLPDRFAELGDLPPNFTLVPLPHLERSLRAYFAFDQIVKRERCDLVHVPHMFWRPRAMSRPYVVTAHDVLTYMYPRPDESTFRRLFHNWLSHRALAGASRILSVSNFTKNEIVRHFHIPEQKIEVIPNAIDERFRTGHATDADRALIAERYQVNYPFLLYAGNIKPHKNLVRIIEAFSVLKAELKKEGKYPDLRLIIIGDELSKHPDLRRTVIKSGVERDVRFLGFVSIDTLRIFYDLAKIFVFPSLYEGFGLPPLEAMALGTPVVTSNTSSLPEVVGQGAVLVNPENVFEITRALQRVLLDQALRDRLKAASIEQAQRFSWETSVRRLLEVYAQAGSA